The sequence agggccaggggcagaatgatatggtttggttgtgtccccacccaagtctcatcttgaattcccacatgttgtgggagggacctggtgggaagtaattgagtcatggggtcaggtctttcccatgctgttctcatgatagtgaatacgtctcacaaggtctgatggttttgaaaaggGTAGTTTCTCTGCAGAAGCTCTATCTTTGattgctgccatccatgtgagaCATGACTTGCTTCTTGCCTTCCAACGTGATTCTTAGGCTTCCTCAGCTATGTGGaagtgtaagtccattaaacctctttctttcgtaagttgcccagtctcagtcaggtatgtctttatcagcagtgtgaaaacagactaatacacctttgttccttttttctctcattatttatggttgcagtttggtggttttctttaGTGGTGATGTTTGAATCCTTTGTTCTTTGTGTGTCTGaactaccagtgagttttatactttcatgtattttcatgatggtagatattGTTCTTTCACTTCCCAATGTAGGACTCCCTtaaacatttcttgtaggaccGCAACAAACAAGACACAAACAAACAGTCTTTTGCTTATCTGGGAaatactttcttctcttttattattactatttttttttttagcaatggagtctcactctgtcacccaggctggagtacagtgacatgatcatagctcactgcagccttgaactcctgggatcaaatggtcctactgcctcagccttctgagtctctggaattgcagatgtgagccactatgccagtctccttcatttgtgaaggatagctttgctgggtatagtatttttggcttacatttttttatttttattttttacttgtaaTATACATCCCCTTTTCTCctagcctgtaaggtttctgctgagaaattcccTGTTAGCCTGATGGAGATTCTCTTATAAGTGACTTGATacctttctcttcctgtttttagcattttctctttgtcttttgacaatttTACCATAATGTGCCTTGGAGAAGACCTTTTTGAGTTGTATTTACTTGGTAATCTTTGAGCTTCCTGCATTTGGAAGCATTCAGGAAGTTTTCAGTTactatttcattaaataggttttctatgccTTTACCAATCGCATCTCCATCCAGAACTCCCAGAATTTCAGTTTTTTGTCACATATGTTTCCCATATGTCATGTAgccttgcttcattcttttttctttctttttgtctgactggattattttaaaagaccacTCTTCAGGTTCAGAAATTCTTTGTtttgcttgatctagtctattgttaaagctgtcaattatcttttgtatttatttcaatgATTTATTCTCTTCCAGGATTTGTGTTTGGCTCTTTGTTATGCTGTCTATCTCTGTTGAATTTGTGATTCAgatcatgaattgttttcctgttttctgtttctttctttttttttttttgtattcattatctgtgttctcttgtatctcCGTGAGTTTCTTTAATAAcattattctgaaattttttcaggcatttcatagattttcttttcattggatctgttgctggagaattattgtgctTCTTTGGAGatgttatgtttcctttttcatatttcttgcatCCTTATGTGACTATCTGTGCCTCTGACATAACAGtcatttcttccaattttatggattGGCTTTTATATGGGAAAGACCTTTTCTTATAGCTGTATCTACAGTGTTCATTGGATATcacactttggctttgattctgggtgggTACAGTGGTATAGTCTGCATATGATTCCTTCAGCTGTAATTGGCATGAGTGGTGCCTGTGAGTCATTCAGTGGCTTAGactgcagtgtttttttttttgttttgtttttttgttttttttttttttttttttttttggttgttgagatggagtctaactctgtcaccaggctggagtgcagtggcacaatctcagctcaccgcaacctctgcctcccgtgttcaggcaattctcctgcctcagcctcctgagtagctgggagtataggcacatgcaaccatgaccagctaatttctgtatttttagtagagacggggtttcaccatgttggccaagctgctctcgaactcctgacctcgtgatctacccgcctcggcctctcaaagtgctggtattacaggcgtgagccaccacacttggccagatGGCAGTTGTtattggaggctgtggtgaggcttTGCTGAGGATGGGGATGCCAGGAAGTCTTGTCCTTCAGCATCAGTGGTAGTGGCGGTGGACCAGGTGTGTCAATACTAGGGACCATGGGCAGCGTTTGTGGGCACTGATGATAGCCTGTCTGTGTGAGCCAATCCCTGGGTCTCCAGGTGGCTTCTTTGGTTGCTGGCAGTGGCAGCACTGGGCCAGGTGGGCAGGTGCACCACTGGGCTCCTGGGTGGTGTGTGTGGCAGGCTGATCTCTAGTTCTCCAGGTGACCTATGCAGGTTCTGGTGGTGGGTAGGCAGGTGTTTCCTCAGGCCTCTCAGTAGTAAGTGTGAGCACCAGCTGTGGAGGCAGGGGAGTCAATCTCCAGGCCCCCGGATGGTACATTCAGGCACCAGCATATTCCTATGCATTTCtagataaaagtatttttcagaaaACCTGAGCGTATGTCCTATTAATACAACTTACCCTCATCAGTTCTGCATGAGAAGAAGGGGGAATTCCCTCAGTAGAACAGTCAGAATGGAATTACAGACTTGTTTTGAGCCAGTCACTGGTGAGGGCGGGTAGGATAAAATGATAAGCTCAGAATCTAAACCTTAGATAGGGAATGGCAAACTTTCTCCATAAAGAGGCAAACggtaatattttaggcttttggtCTAAATAACCTCTGTTGTAGTGACGCAGTGGTGCCATCGTAGCCTAAAAGCGTATGTAGACAATGGATAAATCAACGGACCTGGTTTTATTCCAGTAAAAGTTAATTTATACAGTCagagggccagatttggcccttgGTCTATAGTTGTTTAGAGCAGTCAAAATTTATTCCCTGGGGCTGGGccaactttttcttaaaaaaaaaaaagaaagaaagaaacccactgtcagaataaaataaagtttctatttaaaaagaagaagaggctgggtgtggtggctcatgcctataattctagcactttggaagggtgaggcaggaggactgcttgaggccaggagtttgaaaccaacttgggcaatatagtgagaccctctctctgcaaagaataaaaaaattagccaggcatggtggcacatgtctgtagtcttagctacataggaggctgaaggggaagatcacttgagcccaggattttgaggctacagtgagctctgaCTGTACCATTTGTACTCTTGCCTAGGCAAAGAGGgagaacccaaaaacaaacaaacaaacaaaaggttgGTTGGGGCAGGTTGGAGAAGAAAGTATTTCTGAATTTCTGGGTAGGTTACTGGTAGTGTCAGGCCAAACTAGCTCTACAGTCATACTCATTATAAATAAAGGCAACTAGAAGATCTCCATCTAGCTATTAAAATTGGTTAAAATCTACAGAGATAAAGGACAGTGACCCTTGTGTCAGTTAGTTGTTTTCACAAAATGCTGCATAACAAGTCactccaaatctcagtggcttaatacAACAATCGTTTATTTTCATGGATCTATGGGTCAGCTGAGGATTGGTCAATCTAGCATGAGCATGTCTGGGAAGCTCGACTTTGCTCTTGGTGTCTCTTATCTTCTGCTGGAAGCAGCAGTCTGGCCTGGGCTTGTTGTCATGGTGATAGCAGGAGTGAGTGAGCACAAATGAATGCACACTTTCCAAGTTGTTGGTCATACAGATGAATATTCCAGTGGCCAAAGCTAGACACATTACAAAACCCAACATTAGGGACTGGAGAAATATACTCCGATTCTTCAGTGGGAGGAACTGCAGAGACAAATGGCAGAGTCTTGGATACAGGGAGGACATGGATCCATTAATGTACCTTAATCAATTGCAACCCTCTAACCACCAATACaattaaataagtatttgttgaatgcactTGTGCCTGAATGCTTCTGGTTGCAGCCCAGGCAATGGGGGCCTGACTGGGGAGGGACCATAGCAGGAACTCGATATCATGCAGGTCTGCATGTAATTGTGCATGGCCGACTCCACATTGGTCATAGCTGACTTGCTTTATCCTGCGTCCCCAAGGGGCAACGATTGGCTGATTATATTTCTGAACAATTTTGACAAAGTTGTTTTCAGGAGCCCAGGAAGCAAATCAGTTGTAGATTTGAATTTTTCAGGGGATCAGAattgttgaatatatatatagtcttttacATGCTGATAATTATTTCCACATCACAGAGAAGGCTGGCTATTAGGAGGCTGCTGTTCAATTCCTTTGCCCCGTGAACTCATGAGCTGTGGCTATGTGGGGGGCACTCAGTTGTTAGAGCTGTTTCCCTTCATAACAACATCAGCCAACATTCTAAATAAATGCAGGAAATTAAATAGTCTTCCCCAGACAGGTACTTTACCCTTCTAAAGTGAATTAcacattctaaaataaaacacagtcacattaaaaaaacaaaaggtctTTGTGTCAGGTTGGTCTGGCTTCAGTAAAGATAATATTTGCCTCCAGAGTAGAAGATCCATGAAATCCACGGTATTGCATATGGCAGCCCCacatcttctttccttttctttttttgtttttaactgaaagagttgtcaattttattttcacatttcccaATACAAATGAAAACTGCATCTTTTTTGGTCCCACTTCTCCCCTCCAAAACTATTCTCTTTGATAGGGCAAGGGGGCAAGTCTTCCTTACGCTGTTAAGAAAACCCGACATCACAGCAGCATGATCTCCTGGTGAAGGGAACaggtaaatataaaattcatatagtccaggcgcagtggctcacacctttaatcccagcactttcagaggctgaggcgagcgggtcacgaggtcaggagattgagaccatcctggccaacatggtgaaaccccgtttctactaaaataaaaaaaattagccgggcatggtgaacacgcctgtagtcccacactactcaggaggctgaggcaggggaatcgcttgaacccgggaggtggaggtttcagtgagctgagatcatgccactgccctccagcttgggcgacagaggaagactctgtctcaaaaacaaaacaaaacattacaaacaaaaaaaacacaacaataacaacaacaaaacaacactgATGCAATGAGGCCTCCCCTCTATCCTTATCTGTCTGGTCGAGTCATTCTGGGCTGACTGGGCACCATCATGAGACGGGCAGGAGGTCTTATCATTGGGCACCCAGGCATCACAGGCATGTGGCCTCCCATGGGCGGCCTCATTCCAGGAGCAGGTCCCACTGGCATCATCCCAGGAGCAGGAAGGCCCATCATTGGCATCATGGGCGGGCCCCCCATATGGGCTGCTGCCATCATTCTGAAATGTGCGAGAAGTGTCAAATACACATTAGATTGTGAGGacttaatataaaatgaaagcaaagtattttgttattgttaaaaaattttatacatgTAGACCTGGTATTTTGGATAGATTTGTTTACATCTGTGATATTATTCCAATTACCttcacttcttttgttttacttttaaaaatgtggttgttACAAAATGCAAAAGTAAATATGTGGCTTGCATCATATTTCATCACATTTAGTGTGGACCCTGAGGATCTAGGGGAGTTATGAGCCTTAAGTTGAGGGTGACCCAGGTCAACGTGAATTGCTCTGAAAGAGAAGCAAAGGGCTTAAAGAGAACGTATAAATGGAGAGAGGGAGCTCAGTCTCACAGGGTGAGGAAAGGCTTTCTTTCTTACACAGTCTGGCACTTCTTCAAAAGCTTAAACACAGAGCTCTATGACCCAGCACTTCCACTCCAGTTTATGAAAGAAATGAACATATATGTCCGTCcagaaacttgtacacaaatgctcatagcagcattattcataatagcgccaaagtgaaaacaacacaaatgcttGTCTACTGATGAGTGGAGAAATAGAACATGGTTTGactatgcaatggaatattattcagtcatcaaaaggaatgaagtactaacacgggctacaacacggatgaactaTGAGAATATTAAGCTAAGTggaagaaaccagtcacaaaaggtcacatattctaagatgtcatttatatgaaatgtccagaacacgCAAATCTATGAAGAtagaaaccctgactctactaaaaatacaaaattagatgggcatggtggcacatctctgtaatcccggctactcgggaggcaggagaattgcttgaacccgggaggcggaggttgcagtgagccgagattgtgccactgcactccagcctgtgacagatactctatctcaaaaaaagtagaTTGTCAGGGCTTAGTGGGAGGAGGAAATGGCAGGTACCTGCTCATGGAtacagggtttccttttggggtgatgaaaatgttttaaaattgatcatAATGGTGGTTGCCGAGCTCTGTGAATGCACTGAAACCACTGATTTGTTCActttaaatgggcaaatgataCGGTacctgaattatattttaatagttatattaaaaaagtaaaatcttcCTTGAAGTGATGACACTTAAGGAAAGGCCTAGGGGGTGGGATGAGTTCACTATGTAGAGAAATGAGGAACAGCATTTCAGGGTGAGAAACAGCATAGTGAAGTCCCTGAGGTTGATAGGCATAGAGCAGATTTAAGggactttttttgttgagacggactTTCACTCTTGACGCCCAGGCTTgggtggagtggtgcgatcttggctcacggcaacctctgcctcccgagtccaagcgactttcctgcctcagtctcccgagtagctgagattacaggtgccatccaccacacctgtctaattttgggatatttagtagagatggggttccaccatgttgaccaggctggtctcgaactcctgatctcaggtgatccagccgcctcagcttcccaaagtgctgagattacaggtgtgagccactgcgctcagccagaTTTAAGGGACTTTCAAGAAGTTTGTGTGGCTGAGGCCTGCAGGCCAAGCGAGAGAATCaggaaatgaggctggagaaagAGAGGGGCTAGGTCATGGAGGGTCTCACATTACTGTGTGGAAACTTCACACGAGTGGTCCCACCTTGGGCATCCCACCTAACTACTCTGTGTCCCAGCTTCCCCACTGGTGAAATAAAGGACTGATGTAGGGATGGAATGAGATAGGGTGGGCTCAGTAAAGGtgaccttttatcattttttttttcttttttttgagatggagtctcactctgtcgcccaggccggagtgcagtggcgcgatctcggctcactgcaagctccacctcccgcgttcacgccattctcctgcctcagtctcccaagtagctgcgactacaggcgcccgccaccacgcccagctaaaatttttgtatttttagtagaggcagggtttcaccgtgttagggagaatggtctggatctcctaacGTAATGATCCGACCGGAGTGCAGATTGTCACAGGACCAGGGGAAGACAGAGGCCAGTGAGGAGGCATTTGCAGTCAAACAGTTGGAGGTGATGGTGGCTTGGTTTATGGTGGTGTCAGGAGAGTGGCTGAGCAGTGAACGGATCTGAAAAGATATAGGAGGTAAAACCCACGTGACTTGGTCACTGAATGTGGGTTGGGTTGGCTGGAGGGAaggtaagaaagaatgagaagaaaaacataCTCAAGTGGGCCCTCCAGCCTAAGGTTACTTGAGGTCCCTTTGTGAAGAGGAATGTTTGTGTTTATGATGAAGATGTCTAGACTTTCAAAGGCCatttgcagtatttttttttaacagccaaCAACTCCTCCTTCCCTATGCCctaaacatatgaattttttttttttgccctaacTTATCACAGAGGGATGGATGTTTATTTGCTTTAATGAAAAATGCAGAATGCCAATAAGAAAGCATATTAAATTAATCTGGATTGCTGGGAGTGAGTTAAATCTGTTTAGATGTGCACCAGTGTTATTATACTAGTTTGGTCTAAACCCATTTCTGGCCTGCGGCTGCAGGAGGTTGACTCCCAGCTTGCTTTCATTTGAAAGATCCCAGCAACAAGTACACTTGGCATTTCCAGCCAAACCCACTTTGTGCAGCGAAGGAAAAGTTGAGGAGTGCCTCTGTTGTTTTCCCCCCAAATCATTTGGCAGAAATGTGGCTGGGAGCTTCATTGctgattttttcagttttaatattgCTGTGGAAAGCCTGTACCAACACTCAGCCATGCTATTCATCCACAGCTCCAGTCTGGGCTGTGATTTGTTTTTCGTTTGAGTGACACAACCTTTTTTTCCATTAAGACTCAATGCAAATAGACACTCATGCACCATCACCATAACTCCCCCTGATTGGCGGAGGGAAGTCAGTGGAATGATTCTAGTTTGGTGTTCATATCGGAGGGTTTTATTTATCTatgttgagacggaatctctccttgtcgccaggctggagtgcagtggcgcgatctcggctcactgcaacctctgactccctggttcaagcgattctcctgcctcagcctccctagtagctgggctttcaggcaagtgccaccatgcccggctaattttttgtatttttagtagacacggggtttcaccacgttggccaggatggtcttgatctcctgaccacgtgatccgtccgcctcagcttcccaaagtgctaggattacacgcgtgagccactgcgcctggcctggagttgtttttaaaagcatatttctcTCAAATTAACTCCGGGGTGTCCCACTGTGACTTGGGAAAAGGTTGGATTTTCTGGAGGTGGAAAGTCAAACTTCAAATACAATTTGGAGGCtgccactgtggctcatgcctgtaatcccagtactatgggaggctgaggtgggtggatcatttaaggccagaagttcgagaccaacctgggcaacatgacgagacctcgtttctactaaaaatacaaaaattagccaggcgtggtgatacatgcctgtaatcccagctacttaagaggctgaggcaggtgttattgcttgaacctgggaggcagagttgtcCTGTGTCCAAACCCCATGAGGCATATCAGCTGGCTGAAGATAAAATCGGTCACGCAGTGTTGGGATTGGGGTTGCTGTTATCATACCTCATCCCCACCCCTGCTAGGCATCCACAAATAATCATCTTCAATGAGACGTCCCTCCTGCCCCTGGCTGCCTTATTTCATCTGCACCCAATCATATCCATTGCTTGTCAGGGggtctcaaccttggctgcatcTTGGAATCTCCTGGGGAGAAGAGACAATACCAAGGCTCTCtctcacttagcatgatgtttccaAGGTCCATCCACATGTAGTAGGCACCAAtatttccattgtatggatacagCACATATTGTTTGTTCATTCGTCAACCAAATGGCCATCTTGGTTGTTGCTACCTTTTGGTTATTAtatatattgcatgattccatttatgtgaaaggcccagaataggcaaatctatagaggcagaaagcaggtaagtggttgccaggagctgggggaaaggggaggggatggagagTGCTTGATGGATACAGGgttattttttgggggggcgggggtgttaatgaaaatgttttggaactagacagaGATGATGATTGCTTaatattgtgaatgtatttaatgataCTGAAGTGTATGGTTTCATACAGGGACTTTATGTCATGTGAATTTtgcctcattaaaaaaatactgctaGGAgcaatggctcgtgcctgtaatcccagcactgtgtgaggccaaggcgggcagatcacctgaggctgggagttcgagacctgcctgggcagcatggtgaaaccctatctctattaaaaatacaaaaattagccaggcgtgggggtgcacacctgtgatcccagctacttgggaggctgaggtaggaaaatgggttgaacccgggaggcagaggtagcagtgagctgagatcgcaccactgcacttcagcctgggtgacagaacaagattccgtctcaaacacacacacacacacacacacacacacacacacacacacacacacacacacaccaaaaatacTGATGCCCATGTTTCATCCCCAAGAGATTCTGTAATAATTGATCTGGGCTGCAGAGCCCGGGCACTGGGGTTTTAaaatctccccaggtgattctgatgtgcagctGTCATTGAGAATCTCCTTCTGGAATGAACTTGTTCATGTTTTACTTGTGTTGTTTTCTAGCCTGCCAATGTCTTTCTGTTTCCCTTCACATCTTTGGGTTGTAATTTTTACAATGCAGTCTTAACAACCAGCTGCCTCAAAATGCACTGGGATCCCTCGTAACCAGGTAGCTCCCCATCTCTAACTCTGACCTGCCAAGACAGAATCATGTGCGTGGGGCCCAGGACTGTACATATTGAAACAGGCAATGACCTGGGAACTACTTCTGAACACCCCTAGGTTTCCCCTGTGTTTGCCCTTTCCTTTCACATTTGGACCCCTTTGTGTGCTGACAACTGGGCTGTTTCACATGGACATAACATAAAAAAGAcaggccaggtgcattggctcatgcctgtaatcccagcactttggtaggccgaggtaggcgaatcgcttgaggccaggagttcaagatctgcctggccaacatgagtaaaccccgtctctaccaaaaatatgaaattagctgggtgcggtgatgCACACctttgatcccagctactcaggaggctgaggctggagaatcccttgagcccaggaggcagagactgcagtgagccgagatcgcaccactacactccagcctgggtgagagtgagactcttaaaaaagaaaaaaaaaaaagagacagagatgatCCTTCCTTTATGGAGCTCTCAGTAAAACAAGGAAGCTCACGATGTCCTGGCATTTGTCAGAAATACATTTGGTATATGTAGCTGGGGTCACATGCTTGACATGCCTATTGAAAGCTTCTGGGTAGGAAGAGAACAATCATCACAGCATCACAGCCTGGCATAACTGTCTCCCAGGACAGGTCTCCCTGGGGAGACTGAGACCACAACTCTGAAAT comes from Pan troglodytes isolate AG18354 chromosome 7, NHGRI_mPanTro3-v2.0_pri, whole genome shotgun sequence and encodes:
- the LOC112207929 gene encoding uncharacterized protein LOC112207929 isoform X1; this encodes MLASGAESQDRRRSETTVNWTALGSTDEEIQHRFVLQCLAAFSARLATPETPGGQRQACHLHHCITTTQHYRGTCPDNQNDGSSPYGGPAHDANDGPSCSWDDASGTCSWNEAAHGRPHACDAWVPNDKTSCPSHDGAQSAQNDSTRQIRIEGRPHCISVVLLLLLLCFFCL
- the LOC112207929 gene encoding uncharacterized protein LOC112207929 isoform X2 encodes the protein MYPNLISYMRRSETTVNWTALGSTDEEIQHRFVLQCLAAFSARLATPETPGGQRQACHLHHCITTTQHYRGTCPDNQNDGSSPYGGPAHDANDGPSCSWDDASGTCSWNEAAHGRPHACDAWVPNDKTSCPSHDGAQSAQNDSTRQIRIEGRPHCISVVLLLLLLCFFCL
- the LOC112207929 gene encoding U1 small nuclear ribonucleoprotein C-like isoform X7, which gives rise to MCSEFLPSGGFVVSLASGVKLQTFKKLLEGRGRPAIFIIALPPPNTIGGPALIIRMMAAAHMGGPPMMPMMGLPAPGMMPVGPAPGMRPPMGGHMPVMPGCPMIRPPARLMMVPSQPRMTRPDR